A DNA window from Microcystis aeruginosa NIES-843 contains the following coding sequences:
- a CDS encoding glycoside hydrolase → MAYPLYVAFIWHQHQPLYKSCQTRTDASGQYRLPWVRLHGVKDYLDLILILERFPKLHQTVNLVPSLILQLEDYVNGLAIDPYLALTVTPEAQLTLAQKHFILEHFFDANHRTLIDPHPRYGQLYAQRQENGHSWCISHWHLQDYSDLLAWHNLAWIDPIFHSDPEIAAWLEQGKNFTLSDRQRIISKQRQILRRILPQHRLMQETGQLEIMTSPYTHPILPLLANSEAGRVAVPNMTLPRQYFHYPEDISRHLQKAWQIYIDRFDKHPRGLWPSEQSVSPAILPAVAKQGFQWLCSDEGVLGWSLGHYFHRDEKGNISEPELLYRPYCLETSNGNLSMVFRDHRLSDLIGFSYSGMKAQEAATDLVKHLEAIAEQLKTNAETTTLEKPWLVTIALDGENCWENYHQDGLPFLENLYQLLSDHQAIELVTVSEYLDRFPANAKIPVNKLHSGSWIDANFTTWIGDPAKNKAWEYLILARQTLANHPEATEDNNPDAWEALYAAEGSDWFWWFGYGHSSNHDAIFDQLFREHLIALYQALNEPIPSYLLEPVEEHRDKQSNRPLAFIHPIIDGFGDEQDWDKAGRIEIGGASGTMHRTSLVQRLFFGWDHLNFYLRFDWKPGAELGKDIPPEVHLYWYYDEVHRLQSPIPLADIPPRSPLDYGYHHHLGINLITEFTWLEVAQEYFTWQRVPSSAKASFNQCLEIAVPWEGLHIEPDARLHLIAVLANQGQYYDFLPVEELILLQRP, encoded by the coding sequence ATGGCCTATCCTCTCTACGTCGCTTTTATTTGGCATCAACACCAACCCCTCTACAAATCCTGTCAAACTCGCACCGATGCTTCGGGACAATATCGCTTACCCTGGGTGCGACTGCATGGGGTGAAAGATTATCTCGATTTAATCCTGATTCTAGAACGTTTTCCCAAATTACACCAAACTGTCAACCTTGTCCCCTCTTTAATCCTGCAATTAGAGGATTACGTCAACGGACTAGCTATAGACCCCTATCTTGCCCTCACCGTCACCCCAGAAGCGCAGTTAACCCTGGCACAAAAACACTTTATCCTCGAACACTTTTTCGATGCTAACCATCGTACCCTGATCGATCCGCACCCCCGTTACGGGCAATTATACGCACAGCGTCAAGAAAACGGTCATAGTTGGTGTATTAGCCATTGGCATCTCCAAGATTATAGCGATCTCTTGGCTTGGCATAACCTCGCTTGGATCGATCCTATCTTTCACAGTGACCCAGAAATCGCTGCCTGGTTAGAACAGGGAAAAAACTTCACTTTAAGCGATCGCCAGCGAATTATCTCCAAACAGCGTCAAATTCTGCGTCGTATCTTGCCGCAACACCGGTTAATGCAGGAAACCGGACAACTAGAAATCATGACCAGTCCCTACACCCATCCAATTTTACCCCTGCTGGCCAACTCGGAAGCCGGCCGGGTAGCAGTGCCGAATATGACCCTTCCTCGGCAATATTTCCACTATCCTGAAGATATTTCCCGCCATCTCCAGAAAGCTTGGCAAATCTATATCGATCGCTTTGATAAACATCCTCGAGGACTTTGGCCCTCGGAACAATCCGTTAGTCCCGCGATTCTCCCCGCTGTCGCTAAACAGGGTTTTCAGTGGTTATGTTCCGATGAGGGGGTGTTAGGTTGGTCTCTGGGACATTACTTTCATCGCGACGAAAAAGGCAATATTAGCGAACCAGAATTGCTTTATCGTCCCTACTGTCTGGAAACTAGCAACGGCAATTTATCGATGGTTTTCCGCGATCATCGTCTCTCGGATCTGATCGGATTTAGCTATAGTGGCATGAAAGCGCAAGAGGCCGCTACAGACTTAGTTAAACACCTAGAAGCGATCGCCGAACAACTGAAAACCAACGCAGAAACCACGACCCTAGAAAAACCCTGGTTAGTTACCATTGCGCTAGATGGCGAAAACTGCTGGGAAAACTATCATCAAGACGGTTTACCCTTCCTAGAGAATCTTTATCAACTTTTAAGCGACCACCAAGCGATCGAATTAGTCACCGTCTCCGAATATCTCGATCGCTTTCCCGCTAATGCAAAAATTCCTGTCAATAAACTTCATAGCGGCTCTTGGATCGATGCCAATTTTACCACTTGGATCGGCGATCCCGCTAAAAATAAAGCTTGGGAATATCTAATTTTAGCCCGTCAAACCCTCGCTAATCACCCAGAAGCGACGGAAGATAATAACCCCGATGCGTGGGAAGCATTGTATGCAGCGGAGGGTTCCGATTGGTTTTGGTGGTTTGGTTATGGCCATTCCTCCAATCATGACGCAATTTTTGACCAACTTTTCCGCGAACACCTGATCGCCCTCTATCAAGCTTTAAATGAGCCAATTCCCTCCTATTTGCTCGAACCGGTGGAAGAACACAGAGATAAACAAAGTAATCGTCCACTAGCTTTTATTCACCCCATTATCGACGGTTTTGGGGACGAACAGGATTGGGATAAAGCTGGACGGATCGAAATTGGCGGCGCCAGTGGTACAATGCACCGGACTTCCTTAGTACAAAGACTCTTTTTCGGTTGGGATCACCTCAATTTTTATCTGCGTTTCGATTGGAAACCGGGGGCAGAATTAGGCAAAGATATCCCGCCTGAAGTGCATTTATATTGGTATTATGACGAAGTGCATCGTCTGCAAAGTCCAATTCCCTTAGCAGATATTCCCCCTCGATCGCCCCTCGATTACGGTTATCATCATCATCTAGGAATAAATTTAATCACGGAATTTACTTGGTTAGAAGTCGCTCAAGAATATTTTACTTGGCAGCGAGTTCCTAGTAGTGCCAAAGCTTCTTTTAATCAATGTTTGGAAATTGCTGTCCCCTGGGAAGGATTACACATTGAACCCGATGCTCGTCTCCATTTAATCGCAGTTTTAGCCAATCAAGGTCAATACTATGATTTCCTCCCCGTTGAAGAATTAATCTTGCTGCAAAGACCTTAA
- a CDS encoding WD40 repeat domain-containing protein, with translation MKFRFMGGEKLVGAIVVSVLTTLAIGQHQLSQAQSPIAPARPAAASGEKNPETILVEGLGRLTLAKTLEGQQSTPNAVIFSPDNQLVLAGGSDTDPLLRIWSVKTGEKVSQTRAQRTSVKALAISPNERLLVSSGLDGSINFWNLLEGKYLGIALEHGNTVLALTVTPDGKTLISGGLEGIRLWTVQPPRRPLYRLNWVGNFVYSLGMKSDGVTLASGHENGEVNFWDIREGKFLSKFSAHPQAVSKLLYSPDGKNLITGSLDRTIKIWDTSNNKLLFTLIGHTARIRSLALHPNGQILASASNDGVRLWDVTTGKQLAWFDNNSDWVESLAFSPDGQYLASGNYDFKIRLWQFVR, from the coding sequence ATGAAATTCCGATTTATGGGTGGGGAGAAACTTGTCGGGGCAATTGTGGTCAGTGTCTTAACCACGCTGGCAATCGGGCAACATCAGCTTAGTCAGGCCCAAAGTCCCATTGCCCCCGCTCGACCCGCGGCTGCAAGTGGCGAAAAAAACCCAGAAACTATCCTGGTAGAAGGTTTAGGCAGACTTACCCTCGCTAAAACCTTAGAAGGGCAACAATCCACCCCTAATGCTGTGATTTTCAGCCCCGATAACCAATTAGTTCTCGCTGGTGGTAGTGATACGGATCCTCTCCTGAGAATTTGGTCGGTAAAAACAGGAGAAAAAGTCTCCCAAACTCGCGCCCAAAGAACCAGCGTCAAAGCTTTAGCCATTAGTCCCAACGAAAGATTATTAGTTAGTAGCGGTTTAGATGGTTCTATTAATTTTTGGAATCTGCTGGAAGGCAAGTATTTAGGAATTGCCCTCGAACACGGTAATACTGTCCTCGCCCTTACGGTTACTCCCGATGGTAAAACGTTAATTAGTGGTGGTTTGGAAGGAATTCGCCTCTGGACAGTGCAACCTCCCCGCCGTCCCCTCTATCGTTTAAATTGGGTGGGTAATTTTGTTTATTCCCTAGGGATGAAGTCCGATGGTGTCACCCTTGCTAGTGGTCATGAAAACGGTGAGGTAAATTTTTGGGACATCCGCGAGGGCAAATTTTTGTCGAAATTTTCCGCCCATCCCCAAGCGGTTAGCAAGCTTTTATACAGTCCCGACGGCAAAAATTTAATTACGGGTAGTTTAGACCGCACGATTAAAATCTGGGATACGAGCAATAATAAGTTATTATTTACTCTCATCGGTCATACGGCCCGAATTCGCTCCTTGGCACTCCATCCTAACGGACAAATTCTCGCTAGTGCCAGTAATGACGGTGTGCGTTTATGGGATGTGACGACGGGTAAACAGTTGGCCTGGTTTGATAATAATTCCGACTGGGTGGAATCCCTGGCTTTTAGTCCCGATGGGCAGTATTTGGCTAGTGGTAATTATGATTTTAAAATTCGCCTCTGGCAATTCGTCCGTTAG
- the rnc gene encoding ribonuclease III, whose product MSLSDPRRQKQLKTLVEKLGLSADVPVKWDLLDLALTHPSISRDKNYEQLEFVGDSVVRLAAAEVLLETYPEALVGEFAALRSMMVSDRTLAEFADRYGFERYLLVSSSTSIDQAGRISRLADAFEAVLGALYLSTQTMVLVRSWLDEPLREKAAEIRRDPARQNYKDALQEWTQATYKKLPQYLVKEINSLDQERFCAEVWLNDQKLGVGTGRSKKAAEQAAAKSAFLEVVKG is encoded by the coding sequence ATGTCCTTAAGTGATCCGCGTCGCCAAAAACAATTAAAAACCCTAGTGGAAAAGCTGGGTTTATCGGCTGATGTCCCCGTCAAGTGGGATTTATTAGATTTAGCTCTAACTCATCCCAGTATTTCCCGTGATAAGAATTATGAACAATTGGAATTTGTGGGCGATTCTGTGGTAAGACTGGCGGCGGCGGAGGTATTGTTAGAAACCTATCCGGAGGCGCTAGTGGGAGAATTTGCCGCCCTGCGATCGATGATGGTTAGCGATCGCACTCTGGCGGAATTTGCGGATCGCTACGGTTTCGAGCGTTATTTGTTGGTATCAAGTAGTACGAGTATCGATCAAGCGGGGAGAATTTCGCGACTAGCAGACGCTTTTGAGGCGGTCTTGGGAGCATTATATCTTAGTACACAGACTATGGTTTTAGTGCGTTCTTGGCTAGATGAACCACTAAGGGAAAAAGCGGCCGAAATTCGTCGAGATCCGGCCCGACAGAATTATAAGGATGCCTTGCAGGAGTGGACACAAGCAACATACAAAAAACTGCCGCAATATTTAGTAAAAGAAATCAATAGTTTAGATCAAGAACGTTTTTGTGCGGAAGTGTGGTTAAATGATCAGAAATTAGGAGTGGGAACTGGCAGAAGCAAAAAAGCAGCGGAACAGGCAGCGGCTAAATCAGCTTTTCTAGAAGTGGTTAAAGGCTAA